One Triticum dicoccoides isolate Atlit2015 ecotype Zavitan chromosome 4B, WEW_v2.0, whole genome shotgun sequence genomic window carries:
- the LOC119296283 gene encoding uncharacterized protein LOC119296283, with product MVDLLGAPGTRWGRGTCLTQALLAAAAMASTVRGYGCTMWTNTLSGWRWILKQHCYFKDESVAFAHSSDGSAISKYFACASKVLLLAASVASFWQLDSKLLELEFKISCALVR from the exons ATGGTCGACCTGCTGGGGGCGCCGGGAACGCGCTGGGGGCGTGGGACCTGCCTCACACAGGCGCTGCTCGCAGCAGCTGCCATGGCCTCCACCGTCCG GGGCTATGGATGTACGATGTGGACAAATACATTGTCTGGCTGGAGGTGGATTCTGAAGCAGCACTGCTACTTCAAGGATGAGTCTGTGGCATTTGCCCACAGTTCAGATGGATCTGCCATAAG CAAATACTTTGCATGTGCCTCCAAAGTTCTCTTGCTTGCCGCTTCTGTTGCATCCTTCTGGCAACTTGACAGTAAACTGTTGGAG CTGGAATTCAAAATTTCATGTGCTTTGGTTAGATGA
- the LOC119296285 gene encoding myb-related protein 2-like isoform X3, producing MYHHQQQLQSHNQLLASRQTFPSERHLLLQGGIIPGESGLILSTDAKPRLKWTPELHDRFVEAVNQLGGPDKATPKTIMRLMGVPGLTLYHLKSHLQKYRLSKNLHVQANVGNSRTAAVGCTIATEKQSEGNGSPVGHHLNTQTNKSMHIGEALQMQIEVQRRLHEQLEVQRHLQLRIEAQGKYLQSVLEKAHETLAKQNTGSGGLETAKMQLSELVSKVSTECFHNAFTSFEEIEGSQMLRRHTMQLGDGSVDSCLTACEGSQKDQDILSMSLSAQKGKEIGGMAFDLQMQERGHEDLFLNKLSRRPPNHHEGHERRDSLSMTYQATKLDLNMNDTNNGTQNSEKFDLNGFSWS from the exons ATGTATCATCATCAACAACAGCTCCAGAGCCACAACCAGCTCTTAGCTTCTAGGCAGACTTTCCCTTCAGAGAGGCACTTACTTCTGCAAGGAGGAATTATTCCAGGAGAGTCAGGGCTTATACTCTCAACTGATGCTAAGCCCAGGTTAAAATGGACCCCTGAGCTACATGATCGTTTCGTGGAGGCAGTAAATCAACTCGGCGGACCAGACA AAGCCACCCCAAAAACCATTATGAGGCTCATGGGTGTCCCTGGACTAACATTATATCATCTTAAGAGCCATCTCCAG AAATACAGACTAAGCAAAAATCTCCATGTTCAAGCCAATGTCGGAAATTCAAGAACTG CAGCCGTAGGATGCACCATAGCAACAGAGAAACAATCTGAAGGAAATGGATCGCCAGTCGGCCACCACCTTAATACGCAGACAAACAA ATCAATGCACATAGGTGAAGCCCTACAGATGCAAATTGAAGTACAGCGACGGCTACATGAACAACTGGAG GTGCAAAGACACCTGCAACTCCGGATTGAAGCACAAGGGAAGTACCTACAATCAGTGTTGGAGAAGGCACACGAGACACTTGCAAAGCAGAATACAGGCTCGGGTGGTCTAGAAACTGCAAAGATGCAACTATCAGAATTGGTCTCAAAAGTATCAACAGAATGCTTCCATAATGCTTTTACAAGCTTTGAGGAGATTGAAGGATCACAGATGCTACGAAGGCACACCATGCAGCTTGGTGATGGATCAGTTGACAGCTGCTTAACTGCATGCGAGGGCTCACAAAAGGATCAAGATATCCTGTCAATGAGCCTTTctgctcaaaaaggaaaggagattGGAGGCATGGCATTCGATCTGCAAATGCAAGAAAGAGGACACGAGGATTTGTTTCTCAACAAGCTAAGCAGAAGGCCTCCAAACCACCATGAAGGACACGAGAGGAGAGACAGCTTGAGTATGACATACCAGGCAACGAAATTGGATTTAAACATGAATGACACAAATAATGGAACCCAGAATAGCGAGAAATTCGATTTAAATGGGTTCAGCTGGAGCTAG
- the LOC119296285 gene encoding myb-related protein 2-like isoform X1 — MFMQMYHHQQQLQSHNQLLASRQTFPSERHLLLQGGIIPGESGLILSTDAKPRLKWTPELHDRFVEAVNQLGGPDKATPKTIMRLMGVPGLTLYHLKSHLQKYRLSKNLHVQANVGNSRTAAVGCTIATEKQSEGNGSPVGHHLNTQTNKSMHIGEALQMQIEVQRRLHEQLEVQRHLQLRIEAQGKYLQSVLEKAHETLAKQNTGSGGLETAKMQLSELVSKVSTECFHNAFTSFEEIEGSQMLRRHTMQLGDGSVDSCLTACEGSQKDQDILSMSLSAQKGKEIGGMAFDLQMQERGHEDLFLNKLSRRPPNHHEGHERRDSLSMTYQATKLDLNMNDTNNGTQNSEKFDLNGFSWS, encoded by the exons ATGTTCATGCAGATGTATCATCATCAACAACAGCTCCAGAGCCACAACCAGCTCTTAGCTTCTAGGCAGACTTTCCCTTCAGAGAGGCACTTACTTCTGCAAGGAGGAATTATTCCAGGAGAGTCAGGGCTTATACTCTCAACTGATGCTAAGCCCAGGTTAAAATGGACCCCTGAGCTACATGATCGTTTCGTGGAGGCAGTAAATCAACTCGGCGGACCAGACA AAGCCACCCCAAAAACCATTATGAGGCTCATGGGTGTCCCTGGACTAACATTATATCATCTTAAGAGCCATCTCCAG AAATACAGACTAAGCAAAAATCTCCATGTTCAAGCCAATGTCGGAAATTCAAGAACTG CAGCCGTAGGATGCACCATAGCAACAGAGAAACAATCTGAAGGAAATGGATCGCCAGTCGGCCACCACCTTAATACGCAGACAAACAA ATCAATGCACATAGGTGAAGCCCTACAGATGCAAATTGAAGTACAGCGACGGCTACATGAACAACTGGAG GTGCAAAGACACCTGCAACTCCGGATTGAAGCACAAGGGAAGTACCTACAATCAGTGTTGGAGAAGGCACACGAGACACTTGCAAAGCAGAATACAGGCTCGGGTGGTCTAGAAACTGCAAAGATGCAACTATCAGAATTGGTCTCAAAAGTATCAACAGAATGCTTCCATAATGCTTTTACAAGCTTTGAGGAGATTGAAGGATCACAGATGCTACGAAGGCACACCATGCAGCTTGGTGATGGATCAGTTGACAGCTGCTTAACTGCATGCGAGGGCTCACAAAAGGATCAAGATATCCTGTCAATGAGCCTTTctgctcaaaaaggaaaggagattGGAGGCATGGCATTCGATCTGCAAATGCAAGAAAGAGGACACGAGGATTTGTTTCTCAACAAGCTAAGCAGAAGGCCTCCAAACCACCATGAAGGACACGAGAGGAGAGACAGCTTGAGTATGACATACCAGGCAACGAAATTGGATTTAAACATGAATGACACAAATAATGGAACCCAGAATAGCGAGAAATTCGATTTAAATGGGTTCAGCTGGAGCTAG
- the LOC119296285 gene encoding myb-related protein 2-like isoform X2 → MFMQMYHHQQQLQSHNQLLASRQTFPSERHLLLQGGIIPGESGLILSTDAKPRLKWTPELHDRFVEAVNQLGGPDKATPKTIMRLMGVPGLTLYHLKSHLQKYRLSKNLHVQANVGNSRTAVGCTIATEKQSEGNGSPVGHHLNTQTNKSMHIGEALQMQIEVQRRLHEQLEVQRHLQLRIEAQGKYLQSVLEKAHETLAKQNTGSGGLETAKMQLSELVSKVSTECFHNAFTSFEEIEGSQMLRRHTMQLGDGSVDSCLTACEGSQKDQDILSMSLSAQKGKEIGGMAFDLQMQERGHEDLFLNKLSRRPPNHHEGHERRDSLSMTYQATKLDLNMNDTNNGTQNSEKFDLNGFSWS, encoded by the exons ATGTTCATGCAGATGTATCATCATCAACAACAGCTCCAGAGCCACAACCAGCTCTTAGCTTCTAGGCAGACTTTCCCTTCAGAGAGGCACTTACTTCTGCAAGGAGGAATTATTCCAGGAGAGTCAGGGCTTATACTCTCAACTGATGCTAAGCCCAGGTTAAAATGGACCCCTGAGCTACATGATCGTTTCGTGGAGGCAGTAAATCAACTCGGCGGACCAGACA AAGCCACCCCAAAAACCATTATGAGGCTCATGGGTGTCCCTGGACTAACATTATATCATCTTAAGAGCCATCTCCAG AAATACAGACTAAGCAAAAATCTCCATGTTCAAGCCAATGTCGGAAATTCAAGAACTG CCGTAGGATGCACCATAGCAACAGAGAAACAATCTGAAGGAAATGGATCGCCAGTCGGCCACCACCTTAATACGCAGACAAACAA ATCAATGCACATAGGTGAAGCCCTACAGATGCAAATTGAAGTACAGCGACGGCTACATGAACAACTGGAG GTGCAAAGACACCTGCAACTCCGGATTGAAGCACAAGGGAAGTACCTACAATCAGTGTTGGAGAAGGCACACGAGACACTTGCAAAGCAGAATACAGGCTCGGGTGGTCTAGAAACTGCAAAGATGCAACTATCAGAATTGGTCTCAAAAGTATCAACAGAATGCTTCCATAATGCTTTTACAAGCTTTGAGGAGATTGAAGGATCACAGATGCTACGAAGGCACACCATGCAGCTTGGTGATGGATCAGTTGACAGCTGCTTAACTGCATGCGAGGGCTCACAAAAGGATCAAGATATCCTGTCAATGAGCCTTTctgctcaaaaaggaaaggagattGGAGGCATGGCATTCGATCTGCAAATGCAAGAAAGAGGACACGAGGATTTGTTTCTCAACAAGCTAAGCAGAAGGCCTCCAAACCACCATGAAGGACACGAGAGGAGAGACAGCTTGAGTATGACATACCAGGCAACGAAATTGGATTTAAACATGAATGACACAAATAATGGAACCCAGAATAGCGAGAAATTCGATTTAAATGGGTTCAGCTGGAGCTAG